The window TATAATTCCTGAGTGAATAATCATGAAAACATTTTAACTTTTAAATTATGAATTATTTTAATTATAGAAACATTTTCTTAAACAACATACTTAAGAATTATAAAAATGTATGTATAACTACTAAAATgtttgaaaaataaaaataatatttaTGAACTGCAATATTAAAAATATTTTACTATTTTATATGATTCAAACATTTTTATATTTCATATATATTAGTTAAATAATACGAATTTTTCTAAGATAATAGATGAATATTATTAATAttacgtgaacattttttaaaagttaGTTATTTTAGTTTCAAGTATAATATTTATAACTATAATACCACACGAATAGTGGAAATTTATTTGTTTACTTTGATTTAAAATTAACAGACGTCTTATAGAGTTTTTTTAAAATAAACATGTGTCAAATGGGCCGCACAGACTACTTATTTAAGTACCTCTAGCTTTGATTCTCAAAAAAGTACCTCCAACTTTTTGTCTTAAAGTACATTTGGTTTCACGGGCCATACTTGGCACTTAGATCTGTTCGGTGGAGTGGCAACCACACCTCGATCTGGACTCTTGAGGTCATATATGTTATCCCTCTAAGGTTCTTTCTTTGCAATTTTCTTTCTgaactgacagacgggacccactggtcatatGGACATATATTCAACTAATATCATGTTTCGTCTCTACAAATGGACCCCCATGCCACATCGGCCAAATACGGTGCCACGTCAACACACTCTACATCTACAATTCACTTATTTTTTAAAAGTTTCCTGAAATTATCAGAATTCTAGTTTTCATTTTAGAGAAAGTTATCTATTTTTAATGGACACTTCCATTAATAAGTCAAAATATGACCCCAAAAAAGTTATATTAGATATGTATTGTATTATCCCGGTAGCTTCCGCGCCCTTCCTGCCTGCTTCAATTGATGTGAATGATCGTGTCTTCGACTTCTTCTTCTGTTTTTGTATGCAGAAGGATGTCGGTTCTGCTTCGCTCTTGCTTCGTGGTCTTGAGCAAGGAACTACTCAGATTCACACCCTGATGTTTATTGGAAGGTAGAGATGAGGATAGATCTACCGGAGAGGGGAAAAAAGATCTCGTGGTAGGACCCTATTGAAAGTGCAAGGAACTTGAACCCCGGTAGCTATAGTAGCTATCTGTTCTTCCACTGGGAGATAAAATAGAACTTACCAATTGGAAATGGAAATGCCGAATGAATTGAACCAAACTACGGAAACCGTGGTTGAGCTTGCCTGTCATCAACGAAGGATGGTTCTATTTTCTTAATCTCTTTAGCAAGAAAAGTTTGAAACTTTATCAGAATGATCTACATGGTAGtgttatttctctcaacatgcaagcatgccacctaaTCATTCAACATGCATAGAAAAAGGCTCACCTCAACATGTGACTATGCATATTAAAAATCCACTTCAACACGTAAACATGCATGCGTGTAAAATTCCATTCTATTTATGATGTTTACATTTAATTATTTTATACTTAAACAACTATTATTTCAAATATTCATGTTCCATATAACCAAAACCTCATTTGCAAAATATTCCCGCAACAAtgtgcggggcatcatctagttacTAAAAAAGGCGTTGAATGTATATTTTCCTTGTATTTTTAGTTTCCTCAAATTATCAGAGTTCTAGTTTTCATTTTAGAGAGTTTTGTCAGTTTTTAATGAACACTTCCATTTTTAAGTCAAAATATGACCCCCAAAAGTTATACTAGATATGTATTATCCTTCTATTTTCATAATCTCTTTAGCAAGAAAAGTTTGGAATTTTCTCAAAATGATCAACATGGTAGtgttatttctctcaacatgcaagcatgacaCCTCATCATTCGACATACGTAGGAAAAGGCTCACCACGACATCCGACTATGCATATTAAAAATACACTTCAAGATGTAAACATGCATGCATGTAAAATTCCATTCTATTTATGATGTTTACATTTAATTCTTATATAGTTTAAACAACTATTATTTCAAATATTCATGTTCCATATAACCAAACCTCATTGAAATATTGCAAAATATTCTTGCAACAATGTGGAGGGCATCGTCTAGTTACTAGAAAGGGCTCTGAATGTGTATTTTCCTTGTATTTTTTAATGTGTTTGGATTTAGGTTTCCTAAAATTATCAAAATTGTAGTTTTCATTTTAGAGAATTTTCTCAATTTTTAAAGGACATTTCCATTTTCTAGTCAAAATATGACCCAAAAAAGTTATACTAGTTATGTATTATCCTTCTATTTTCTTAATCTCTTTATCAAAAAGAGTTTGAAACTTTCTCAAAACGATCAACATGGTAGTGTTAATCTTATAAAATTATTCACTTTTGTAGATACTTTCATTTTTTTTGTCAAAAATTGGCAAAAGAAGGACCTGAATATGTATTTCTTGTATGTTTTAatctattttgaaaaaaaaaactatgAATTTTTCACAGAATGATCAGCATAGTAGTGTTCATTTGGCATTTTTAATAAAATCTAGATGTTTTTTTTAATTTATTGGCTGGTGACGTAGTTGGACACTGACTGGGCAGGTGAACTGGTTAAAACCAGTAAAATTGACAATAAACCGGTTTGAGGGGATTCGGGATCGGAAGTTGTTCACTTTTCAAAGTTTGCTGTTGTTTCTTAGACCATCTTGTATTTCGGGGTTGTTTCTTAGTCATTCATGTCAATTTTTCATGGCTGAATTATGGACTCCTCTCAATAGAGAGGGAACCCACACTTGGCCGGCAAAATAGTGCTGGCACCGTGAAGGTGGCATCCTGTTTTGAATCCAGCTAGGCTCGAGTCCATGCCGAATTTCAAAACTCTCCTACGTATTTACCACTTCGCCACTCCTAGACATCTTGTTAGACGGCCAGGTGTTATTTTATTTACATATCTTGAGCCTTCAAGGTTAAAAAGAAACCTCGCGTTTTATTTGTCGGGGAGAGTAATGGGTGGCTCTGGGCTTGTAGTGGGCCCGACTAGACGCAATTGCACTATGAGCCCTATTAACGGCCCACAAATCAATCAACCACTCTATGGTGCAATTAACTTCTTTTTTGGCAAATTCTCTAATATAAAATTATTTCTCAAGACCTAAACATTATTTCACAAAAgaatcaattattttcaaatagtcCACTAAAACAATTATTTTCCAACATCAAGCATTAAAAAACTGTAATAATAATACACTGCATAAAAACAGCTGCAAATAGTGTATAGAGACGAGAAGACGATCGAGTGAGCTCGGGGCAAATGTGTGTCAATATCTACATTGGTCGGTCGACCAGAGGATCCAATGATTGGTTTTTCATTTGATGCTCACCGTGCCACTCACTCATCGCTACATACAAGGCGTATATATGGCCGAAGCTTGAGCTTTTGCACAACCAAACTGGAGTGAAAACGAAAACTAGGTGGGAGAAACATTAGCATATGCATGCAAGTCCTTCCATGGTAATGCCACGATGATGATGATCAGTAGACTTCGACGTTCCACTGCTCGGCCTTCTTGAGCTGCTTCTTGTAGTCGATCCAGTCGATCCCTAGCAACAACAAATAGAAAACATTTCATAATCTCATCATCAGAAAGCTTTCCCATGGATCCACCATTTTCGAACTTCACGGATCAAGATGAGTGAATTGTTGGTGCATACCGTCCTTGGCGGCGAGGTCGACCATGATGTCGTCGATGCCCTTCTCCATGCCCTTGAGCCCGCACATGTAGACGTAGGTGTtgtccttcttgagcagctcccagAGCTCCTCCTTGTACTCGGCCATCCGCGTCTGGATGTACATCTTCTCCCCCGCCGCGTTCGTCTGCTCCCGGCTCACCGCGAAGTCCAGCCGGAAGTTCTCCCCGCCGATCTCCACCATCTTCTCAAACTCCTGAAAACATGCGAAGTTTCCATGTTCCATGTCAGGCAGATGCATCACCGTCTGAAGTCTGAACTTACCAACAGTACTTTTACTAGCTAGCCACACTGAATTTCGTACCTCCTTGTAGAGCAGAGTGTCACTTGTGGGGACTCCCAGGAAGAGCCATGCCAGGCCATTGAACTGCACACCAATGTTTGTAGATCAACATTTAACTCTGATATTCTGTTGTGTTTCATTGGTAATTAAACATTGACTGGCTTCGGTGCCATAGATTTTGTGCATGCATAGTTGGAATTCGATTACTGTTGTTTACTTGTGTGGTGGTTGATCCATGTAAAGTTACTGACCTTGTAGTCCTCGTGCTCCTCGAAGAACATCTTCCAGAGGAAGGAGCGGAACGGCGCGATACCCGTACCCGTCGCGAGCTGCGATTATGGATGCATATGTCAGCAAGTTGTTCATGAGCTTATCAGCCTATGACTATGGATAGATCATGGATGGACATGGATGGATGCAAGTGGTGGTTATCCATTCCATTCATTTGAAGCGAGAATTAGTGACTGTGCAGTACCATGATGATGGTTGCGTTGGGGTCCTTGGGCATGAGCATCTCCTTGCCCACCGGCCCAGTGATCTTCACTTCTGAACCCGGCTTCAGGTCACCTGCACATCAAAATAGCAGCTCAGCAGACAAGAACAGAGACATCAAAATAGCATCTCGGCGTCATCATCAATGCGTTTCGTTTCAATCTCCGATCAATCTTCGGCGATTGATTGATTCATCGATGAACGAATATGAAAAGAGATATATGTTACTGACAGAGGAAGTTGGAGCAGACGCCCTTGACGACCTCCCCGGCGTCGTTGGTGTAGACGAGGCGCTTGACGCAGAGCGACACGGTCTTGGAGTCCCCGAAGTCCCCCAGCGCGCTGCTGGCGATGGAGTAGAGCCGGAGCTTGTGCGGCTTCCCGTTCTTGTCCTCGCCGTCGGCGATCACGCCGATGGACTGCCCCTCCCGGTACGGCACCTCCCCCTCGGTGCTGAACACCATGTGCCAGGTCTCCCCCGGCGCGTTGTCGCCGGTGAGCCGGGTGTTGAGCAGGCACCGCCCCACGTAGGGCTCCTTGGGGCGGTACTTGTTGGTCACCACCCCCTCGTCCTGCTTCTTGGAGATCTTCGCCGGCTTGGCCGGCGCCGCGGGGGCCGGCTCCGCGGTCGGCTCGGTCGTGGACACCTGCGCGCGCACGCCATTGCGGACATTGCGCGGCCGGCTGGGGTAGGCCAGGAAGTGGCTGGACGGGGACGAGCCGCCGCCGGCCTTGGTCGTGGCCGGGGAGTAGGACGGCAGCGCGGCTGTCAGCTGGGCGGCCATGGTGAGGGAGGGTGGGGGTGGAGTGCGGACGTGCGGTGTGGGAGTGGATTGGGTGGTGGTATTTGGGATGAGAGGAGGCGACGGAGTGAGTGGAAGGGAGACGAGGTGAGAAGCAAGTGGTGGTCACCGAGCGCCCGATTGGAGGGAAAAGCTGGCTGCCCGGCCGTGTCCTATGATACTGTTCAAAGTGACTTCATTTTGGATAACCAAATTCTTTTCTTTCTGTGGTACAACTATCAGAAACTCCAATAACTCGGGCCAATCTCTAGCTGCCATGTGTATGGCCTTTAAGGTATGTGAAATGATTCCCCTCACCGGATGATTTCTTGGCTCCCATCCGCCGCCTCACTCGCACAACACGTGTCCCGCATGACATGCCCCTGGCTCCTGATGATTTTTGTTTTTGTTATTGCAACTGATGTTGTACAAGTTTCTCCCACAACATTAGTTAAGTTGTAAAAAGGTGAACATGAAAAATTAAATACAACAACAAAGGCTTTGTTGCAACAAAAAAATTGTAACAAGATCTCAGTTGCAAAAATATCATGCACCAAGACCTCTGTTGTAGAAATTTCTGCAAGAAGACCTATGTTGCAATGATGGAGAGGCGCCGATGCGCCAGAGGCCACGCGAGTTGGCTAATCTTTTAAAAATATCAGCCGTCGCACGCATATCACACCCCTTGAAGTATACTGGAAATTACTCTCTCTTTTGTAAAAAAAAACCTATTCGTACACAAAAAAAGTAAACAAGATTTTTgagtattttgaaaaaaaattaaataacATAAAGATTTTAAAAAGTCTATATAAATAGATCTAGGTTTTTAAAATAACTTGAGATTTTTTTTCTGGTTTTCGTTGGTTCGATTTATTTTTAAAAGCGGTACTATttaaaaaaattgcaataaataaatttAGTGTCTTTTTAGAatcaaatatttcaaaaaaaatagtGTCATTTTAGATTCAAATATTTCTGACATCTCTTAAATGAGTTTATGATATGTCATGCATTTGAGACCCAAATCAACAAACATTTGAAATTATTCAATACATATTTCAAAATTTGACCTAATT is drawn from Triticum dicoccoides isolate Atlit2015 ecotype Zavitan chromosome 6B, WEW_v2.0, whole genome shotgun sequence and contains these coding sequences:
- the LOC119322009 gene encoding ferredoxin--NADP reductase, leaf isozyme 2, chloroplastic-like, whose product is MAAQLTAALPSYSPATTKAGGGSSPSSHFLAYPSRPRNVRNGVRAQVSTTEPTAEPAPAAPAKPAKISKKQDEGVVTNKYRPKEPYVGRCLLNTRLTGDNAPGETWHMVFSTEGEVPYREGQSIGVIADGEDKNGKPHKLRLYSIASSALGDFGDSKTVSLCVKRLVYTNDAGEVVKGVCSNFLCDLKPGSEVKITGPVGKEMLMPKDPNATIIMLATGTGIAPFRSFLWKMFFEEHEDYKFNGLAWLFLGVPTSDTLLYKEEFEKMVEIGGENFRLDFAVSREQTNAAGEKMYIQTRMAEYKEELWELLKKDNTYVYMCGLKGMEKGIDDIMVDLAAKDGIDWIDYKKQLKKAEQWNVEVY